CCATGGACCCGCCTCCGGAAGGGGTAGAGGGGTCCTGATGGGGACAGAGAAGCCCGTGCTGGGGCCCAGAGGGGTCTCTGATGGAAGGGCGGGGGCCGTTCCTCGCATCTCCCCGCACCCCAGCCTTCCTTTGGCCGGTCCGTTCCGTTTGTGTGGCAGCTGAGCCGTGCCTGTCAGCCCGCGAGTGCGGGAGCCGGTACGCCTCTCTGGGTGTTTCTGGCAGCGGGTATATGTGCGAGCTTGTAGGAGAGCGTGTTCGTGTGTGGTGTTTCCCCTCCGTGTCTCTCAGAGATAGGATCCGCCCTCTCCTTTGCCCTGGTTTCCACCCCCCCCAACCAAATGTGCAGCTTCTCACCCacccacctgcacacacacagctGGGCCCTTTGGGGATGGGGGCTCGGACCACAACTTTAACGGGGAGGAGAGGTTCTTGGGGTTCCCTGAGTGGCTGACCCTTGGACGTGCCGGGCAGGAGTGGACCCAAGGAGATTTCCTCCCAGAAGCAGGCCCTTGGGGCAGGACCGACCAGAGTTGGGGCCATGCCTGGGGCCCCTGAATTCAAATAGAAAGTTAATTTGGGCAGGAGGGAGCTGCTCTGAGGCCTGTTGCCCTCCTGCCCGCTCTATTAATACAGATCCAGCTCTGCTGCCTGGCATCACCTATTTATAGCCTAGAGGCAGCCAGGCCACACCCCCTCATTGCAGGAGGCTGAGGGGCagaagagggggcagggagctcTCAGCTGTAGAAGCCAGGGCTGAGGGTCCCTGGGTGCCCACCGTCTCCTTGGGTGGGCCTGGCAGGATGGGCTGGAATCCACTCAGGCTCCACACCTCCGTCCAGACTGGGCTGTGTGATGAGGCTCCCATATccttccccaccctaccccaccccaccccttcccaccccttCTCACCATCAATCTAGAATTGAGTGGGTCTGTCTAGACCCTGCGAACTCGTTATTAATTAGCTTGTTAAAGGGctgaaagcagggggaggggccagcaggGCTCCTTCTGAAACAGCTGTGGTTGTAATTAGGTGTAAGTGTGGTTGGCTATTATTTCTTCCGGTTATGATTACTCTGGAATCAGCTCCTCTGATTGGTGGCTTGGTGGGGTAGGCTCCCCTCTCGCCTGACCACCCATCAGTCTCTAGAATTGTTGGTGCCCGCCGCTTGGGAGAGCCTCTGGGCGTGCCGGAGCGGTGGGTGGCTTTGCCCACTCCGGTTATGTGCTAGGGACTGCTCAGCTGGCTAGCCCCTTCCCCACCAGCGAGGGCTGGCTTCTGAGCttctcagtggggggcctgccaTGGTATCCACGTGGCCTGGATGccccttgcccttgtggcttgccTGAGCTGAACTGTCTCAGCGTCCAGGAATGTAGACTTCCCTGCCAGTCTTAGCTCAGACTGGCATGAAGCTTCGGGGGTGCCAAGTGGCACCAGATTGGGTCAATAGGCTGGGGGCATGGGTGTGGACAAGTTGGGAGGGTGGTTGTAGAGGGCCCTGGGCTCTGGTGTCTCCCAACACAGCATCTTTTGCAGGAATCCTGTAGCATGTCCAGGAGAAGGAGTGCCGTGAGCCAGGCTCAGGTACCCGTGGGCACACCTGCTGCTGTGCACACTCTTGGTGCCCCTGGCTACATTTTTGGcgcccacacaccctcccctcTCCATGGAGTCACACTTACTGGGCAGGACTGGGCTTGTGTCTGCTGCCTGGGAATGTGCTTGGCTGAGGCAGGGCCCATTGGCCCTCGGCTTGGCTGGATTCCAGAGAAGACCAAGGAGCGGGAAGACGTCAGGCCAGAGCGTGCTTTGTCCGAGAGAAAGAGGGTGATGGCTCTCCCTAGGCCACGCAATGATAAGGAGGGTGATAAGGAGTGGGAGCCAGGAAGCAAATTCTGGTTCCTCTGGGGGGCATCTAACTGATTCATGGGTTTTCCCTGTCCCCTGTCTCAGAGCTTTTTTTGATCCTGGAAATTGCTGCCTCTCAGACTGACTTTTCCACCCAAGGGGCAGATGGATGGATCATTGGTACAGCTTAGGGGGGACGTGGGCGACCGTGTTCTCTGAAGAACCTCCGTTTGCAGGATGCCCTCTCAGACATTGTCTTACTAACTCTGCAAGGTCCGTGGTTCTGTCCTCCTTTCTCTACCGAGAGAACCGGACTCCAAGGGGAAGTGACTTCACCCGAAGATCTCACCACTAGCAATGAGAGTTAGGACGTGGGACTCACACACCAGTGCTCTTTCCACACTGCCACTGTGGCACGCACAGTGCGGGGGGCAGGGCTCTCCGGAGCCTGCTAGTGCTTCGGGGTGACGCTGCCTCAGCCCTGTCTGCCTTTCTCAGCATTTGCTCTCTCTGTAGGCTGTATGTTGTGCCTGGGCCAGTCCACCTTCCTCCGCTTTAACCACCCAGCCGAAGCCAAGTGGATGAAGAGCATGATTCCGGCAGGGGGCCGGGCCCCAGGGCCCCCCTACAGTCCTGGCTCAGGTAGATGCCCAGTTGGGGCCGGGGGTTGGGTTGGCGGTACTCCTGGactgtcctcctccctgccccttccagcCGTGCTTGTGGTGTCAGGGCAGGACAATACCCACGATCTAGGCTTGCTGCCACCTGCCATTGGGCCGCGGGAGGAGGATGCCAGGCAGTCTGGCTACTGGGAGAGATCCAAGAAGTGCTGCTTGGCTGGGATTGGGGAATCATGTGCCCAAAGGGACAGAGGGCTCTGCCAGCCCCACTGCCCTGGAAGATGCCACCTCAGTGTCTGGGACCCTAACCACTAGGCGCCTCTGTGTCACCACTGGGAACCTCACCCTTGACGGCCttagggggaggagggaagccttAGGTAGAACCGGTGCAGGAGCTGGTGGGTCCCACCTGCTGGTGATTAGGTCTGtgggccctgcccctcccccagaccaAGCCAGCCGATTGCCCAGCGGACTGGCTGCAGATGGTGTGTGAATTGCCAAAGCTCAGAGGAGACTTGGTGCCTGTTGCAGGGGACCGGCGCCCCTGAACCCAGctgcctggggggtggggctgggtggagaccaggaggccgccagtGAGCCCAGCCCCCCAAAACTCTGCACGGGCATTCAGAGGGCTGTGGGATGGCAAGTGTCAGTGTGGTAATGGGACGGGTGTCCACCTGTGTCACCTGTGGCTGTCCGGTGAGCCCCTTGGGAGCCTGGGTTCCCAGCCCACACCCTGGCTGGCTTTACCGGGCTCTCACCCTCGCCTCGTCCTGCCACTCCCACTTTCGGGGCAGCGGTTCCAGGGGCTTCTGGTTGGTTGGCGAGGCCTGGGGCGGGGCAAAGGCAGGCTCCTGCTGGCGTGGCTTAATGGGCTGATAATTGGAGGCACTGATCTGCGGGCCAGCCTGGCTTCCCCTCCGACTGCACAGAGGGGTGTGGGGCACGCCTCCTGCCCAGCGCCGAAGGTTGGGTTTGTGTTTTCCCTTGGGTTCCGCTGCTGAGCTGGGAGGCCCTCCTGTCCTATTAGACtgggtccccccaccccagacttcTGGCCAGCTCCACAGCGTGCCCCCAGCCCTTTACAGAATGTCCGCCTGCCCTTCCTGAAGGAGAGGGTTGGGAGGCTCCGGAAGCCAAGGTAGGGAGGACCCTCCTCTCGGGGTGAGCCCACCACCAGCAGCCCTAGGAGTGCCCAGCATTGTTAGCAACCCTGCCGTGAGTCAGGAAACGTCGGAGCCAGCAGAACAGCCCCCATCCCCTTCCTCTATAGAGAGGGGAACTTAGGGCAGGTGATCTAAGGCTGCCCAGCAGGTCAGGGGCAGAGAAGCACCCAGATCACCTGGCTCCTCTGGCCCCTGCTAGGAGAAGGTCGGAGAGCACCCGCATTCTTGTGCACCTGTAGCTCCCCAGCGTTGAAGACGAGGGTCTGAGGCATCTTTGCATTTCTCACAGCAGAGTCCGAAAGCCTGGTGAATGGGAACCACGCCGCACAGCCTGCAACCCGGGGACCCTCCGCCTGTGCCAGCCACAGTTCGCTGGTGAGCTCTATTGAGAAGGACCTGCAGGAGATCATGGATTCCCTGGTGCTAGAGGAGCCTGGAGCTGCTGGCAAGAAGCCTGCCGCGATTTCCCCGCTGTCGCCCATGGCTAATGGTGGGCGCTACTTGCTGTCCCCCCCAACCAGCCCTGGTGCCATGTCTGTGGGCTCCAGCTATGAGAACACCTCTCCAGCCTTCTCTCCACTCTCCTCACCGGCCAGCAGTGGAAGCTGCGCCAGCCACTCACCCAGCGGGCAGGAGCCTGCACCTTCCATGCCCCCGCTGGTTCCCGCCCGTTCCTCCAGCTACCATCTGGCCCTGCAGCCCCCACAGTCCCGGCCGAGTGGTGCCCGCGCCTCTGAGAGCCCCCGGTTGGGTAGGAAGGGGGGTCATGAGAGGCCTCCGAGTCCTGGCCTCCGAGGTCTGCTGACAGACAGCCCTGCAGCCACCGTCTTGGCGGAGGCCCGCAGAGCCACTGAGAGCCCCCGGCTGGGAGGACAGCTGCCTGTGGTGGCCATCAGCCTGAGTGAGTACCCAGCTTCCGGTGCCCGAAGCCAACCCACCAGCATTCCTGGCAGCCCCAAGTTCCAGCCTCCAGTCCCTGCTCCCCGAAACAAGATTGGCACACTCCAGGACCGCCCTCCCAGCCCTTTCCGTGAGCTGCCGGGCACCGAGCGGGTGTTGACGACCAGCCCCTCGCGCCAGCTGGTGGGCCGAACCTTTTCCGACGGGTCAGCCACCCGCACCCTGCAGCCTCCCGAGAGTCCCCGCCTGGGCCGGCGCGGCCTGGACAGTATGCGAGAGCTCCCTCCGCTGAGCCCCTCTCTGTCCCGACGGGCACTCTCCCCCATGCCCACCAGGACGGCTCCAGATCCCAAGCTCCCCCGAGAAGTAGCAGACAGCCCCCGGCCCCGGCGCTGGGCCGCCCACGGGGCCTCGCCGGAGGATTTTTCACTGACCCTGGGGGCTCGGGGCCGGAGGACACGGAGCCCCTCACCCACGCTTGGGGAGTCCCTGGCACCCCGCAAGGGCAGCTTCAGCGGCAGGCTGAGCCCAGCCTACAGTCTGGGCTCTCTGACAGGGGCTTCGCCCCGCCAGAGCCCCCGCGCCCAGAGGAAGCTGTCCAGTGGGGACTTGCGGGTGCCTGTCACTCGGGAGCGGAAAAATAGCATCACGGAGATCAGTGACAATGAGGACGACCTCCTGGAGTACCACCGGCGCCAGCGCCAAGAACGGCTCTGGGAGCAGGAGATGGAGAGGCTGGTGAGCGGATGCCGCGGAGGCACGACTGTCCACAGCGGAGTCTCTGCCAGGGCGCGGGCAGGCCAGCTGGCCGGGTGGTGGGGGGGCTGCTTGGAAGGGCCTGGGTTTCTCCCGCTTTTCTACTTCCAGGGGACACCTTAGTGACCTGTAGCTCCAGGGTCTGGTGCCCTGAAGAACTTTGCTTGCAGTCTCAAAGTCTTTATTTTAAGTTCctgttaattttgctttttttgataACACAGCATTTGTTTTAATGTATAAATTGAATTTTGTGTTATTGACCTATGACAAAGCTATAGGAAAACGCACCATATTTCTGGTGAGGCTTTGCACCTCTCAGTCTGAGAAGCCGGTCTTAGTGATGAcgaggctgaggcccagagaggggaataggtgtgtccaaggtcacacagcaagttctGGCAGAGCAGGAATTGCAATCTCCTGTCTTTCCAagccttgtttttttatttttttatttttatttttttttagaaaagcccctttttcttgagaaaatttccttctttctttctttcttcttcttcttcttcttttttttttttccaaatgggtGGGAGCTGCTCACTGTGGCCCAGGCAGGATCATCTGGGAAGGTGGGTGGCAGGGAAGGGCGGCCCCAGGCCTGTGCGACTGTGATTGTGTGCATTGGCGTGCACGCATGTGGTTGCATTTGGGGGCCGGGTGTGGCTCTGGGCAGCTGTCCTGGAGGCGGCATCTGAGCTGGGTGGGGGCCAGGATTCCCCGGATAGCGGATAGTGCAGGGAGCTCATGGGGGCTCTACCCGAGGACAGGAGAATGGATTGTGAGCAGTACGGGGTTGCTGGGGGCCCCAGCGACCCTGAGATTGGTTTGAGGAGGAGAACCAGAAATGAGGTTTGTCTGGAAGGCTTTTCAGAAGAGGTTGGGACCGCTTTGGGTGAGGTGAGGGCGCCGGCCAATGTGTTTGTGTCctgtctggggagagaggagaccAATGAGGCCGGATCCCAGTGTTTTCTGGTGCTCTATCTCGTCTTCACTGTTGTTGCCTTGGCCTGGAGGAACATGCTTGGACCACCCTGGGGGCTCAGCCTGGAATGGGAGCAGTGAATCTGGGAAGGCAGAGTGAGGGCCCCAGCCTCCCCACGCCCAGGCAGCAGGGCACACCTCATCGCTAGCCCTGACCTGTCCCACCTGCCACTTTAAATCTTGGAGACTGCCCGCCTGGCCCTTCCCACTTCCAGCCAGCTGCTTATCTGGGtcctggggcaggggcggggcacTGGCCCAGCTTCCCCGGGTGCTGAGGCTCtgttcctggttttgtttttgacatgGACCTGAGGAGGCGGCAGGAGAGAAGCTGGGTACGTGTCTGGGGTCCCGGTCACACTGTGCAGTGAGAGACCCCTGAGGTTGAGGTCCCCTGCAGGACCGTGGGCACCTGGAGGGGGTGGAGCTTCACGACTCTGGTGctgtggaggagagagggagccaCAGATTGTGAGCCTGATTGCACAGTCCCTCCTTGACCCCATGGGCCCCTGAGAGGTATCTGGCTGGGGCTGTTCGTGGGGTGGGAGTGGATGGTGGCAGGCACTCGGAGCGCTCATGGCTGGGCCTGGGTGCTCAAGGGCGGGCAGCAACTCACCTGGCTGGTGAGACGTGGGGGGCTGCCTTAGTGCCTTATGGCtgggtgggcaggaggagggccGTGTCCCAGGTCTGTTCGGCCTGCTGTACAAAGGCTGAGCCCAGTGTTGCAGGAACCTGAGCTCCCCAGCTGCCTGTGGGCCTGTTTTCCCACCCCGTCTAGGTCTGTGCCCACCTGTCTGCACGCTAGACTGTGTTTATCGGCGTGAGTGTGTGCCGGCGTGCGTCCGTGCATGCCAGGGCTGGTGTCTGTGTGGGCCTGCCTGAGTGTATGCACAGAGCACGCACGTGTTGTGTCCTTGTGGGTCaggactggtgtgtgtgtgtgtgggggggtctgtGTACCTTTGTGTGTGTAGACGGCTGTGGATCCAAGTCAGCCCGAGCACCTGCGTGTCTGTCAGCATCTCCTTGTGGTCCTTAGCCTGCTCCCTGGCTTGGGTTGCTGCGTGTCCCCAAGGAAGCCCCCTTGGAACAGAAcgaagagggaaaggaaacaggaagaTGGGAGTGGCCAGCCACGTGGGCAGGTGGCACAGTGGCCTGGTTCCTCCTGCCTGCTCCTGGGAAACCCTCCTTACCTTTGCTTCCTCCAGCCTTGGGTTTGGGGCTCTCTTGACTTCCTTCTGAGCCCCTAGAACCTAGGTCCTAGTTCTCTCTTCTGATGGCTCGCTGAGCCTCGCTGCAGCTCCACGAGGACCcgacctccctccttccctccctctcatgCCCTGCTCTGTGCACCGTCCCCAGGAACGCCAGCGCCTGGAGACCATCCTGAACCTGTGCGCCGAGTACAGCCGGGCCGACGGGGGTCCTGAGGCTGGGGAGCTGCCCAGCATTGGGGAAGCCACTGTAGCGTTGGCGCTGGCAGGCCGGAGGCCCTCCCGAGGCCTTTCAGGGGCCACTGGGAGGAACGCCGAGGAGCCTGGAGGGGCCACCCAGCGCCTGTGGGAGTGTGTGGAGCGCTCGGACGAGGAGAACCTCAAGGAGGAGTGTAGCAGCACGGAGAGCACCCAGCAGGAGGTGGGgcggaggggcacctggtgaGAGGGGCTGGGTCCGACCCactggggggcagtggggggcagaggaggcCTCCATGGTGGAGGCCAAGGCTCAGTGTGGGGGAGGTAACCGAAGGGGCAGGTTTGGAAAGAGACTGGGTAGGAGAGGTGTAGAAGTGAGGCCGTCCTGGTGCATTTCCCAGGCTATAGAGATGCTTTCTGACCCTCCTTTCCTTGGGGCGTCCTCCAGGCCTGGCCCTCAGTGGTGAACCTCCGCTGCCTTTACCTGAGCGGGTGCGGCTTCCCTTGCAGGGAGGGGAGTTGGCTTCCTTTCTCAGTCTAGCTACCCCTTCCAAGAGCCCTGAGGAATGGGGCTCCATTCCTGGAGTCTGATGGGGGAAGGCTCCAGGCTTCCACAGCTGatggcctccctccccaccagcatGAAGATGCCCCTGGCACAAAGCTCCAAGGAGAGGTGCTGGCCCTGGAAGAGGAGCGGGCCCAGGTGCTGGGGCGCGTGGAGCAGCTCAAGGTCCGCGTGAAGGAGCTGGAGCAGCAGCTGCAGGAGTCGGCCCGAGAGGTGAGCCAGGAGGGCCCGGGCCTCGCTCCTCCTCGCGCAGCATGAAGGCCTCCGGAGCGGCCGGAGATCACCCGCCCTGACGGGCCTTGCTGTGGACCTCGGTGTCGCCCCCAGGCTGAAATGGAGCGAGCACtgctgcagggggagagggaggctgaGCGGGCGCTGCTGCAGAAGGAGCAGAAAGCAATGGACCAGCTGCAGGAGAAGTTGGTGACGTTGGAGGCCGGCatccagaaggagagggacaaggtaACGCACAGCTGGCCTGGCCCGGGGCTGGCTCCTGGTGGCCTGGGAGCGGGGCAGTGCCTCCTCTAGGCCTCCTACCCCTTCCCTCATCAGCCATCCTGCAGACCTGGTGGTGCCTGTGTCGCCTGGGGCAGGGGACCTTGTCTTCTGTGGAAGGTACCAGCTTGAAGGGCACTgtcaggggctgggctggggtctggGATCTCCTCTGTCTGGGTCTCTGTGCTACCTCTGGGCGCCTGCCATTCGTGGTTCTTCGTGGCCCTTCTAGGCAGTGCCAAAGCCACTTCTGGGGCAGTGAGCACAGCTTGAGGGGCTGGTGCTGGGAAGTGGTTCGGGATGGGGTCCTTCCATCAAGAGAACGTTTCCCTCCGGGCATGCCTTGGGtgctcaggatgtgatctctggGAGATGGCCCTCACGTCTCTGCTTCCCCAGAGCCTTCAGGAACTGCAGCCTCCCGTCCCAGGTGGTCCCAGCTCCCGCCCCTGCCCCGTCAGAGTCCGTGCCAGCCTGCAGGGGGCGCTCCGTCCCACAGCGGCCCTGCCGCCAGGCCCCAGATGCTCAACCACATACCAGAAGCTAGAGTGTGGAGAGGGGCCACCTCTTTCTGGACTGGACAGTATTTTTTCCAagaattaattttccttttgaattttttgagagcATCTTCCTCCTATCCCAGTTTTGAGagtcttaaaaattctttgacaccgccccctcccccatttttaaatttaattaaaaaaaatttttttttggagctTTGGTTCTGGCCCCCAAAACCACACTCCCAAATTCTGTGCCAAAATTAACTCCATGCTTACCAATCGGGCCTGCACTAACGCCCCCTCTAATCACTGTCCTGGGTTCTCCGCATGCCCCTAACTGCCGGTGCCACCCAGGCAGGGCTGAGCCACGCCTGCTTTTATACTAACTCCAGGGGCACCGCTGTGCCCTTGACCTCTCCCCACCTAATTCTACCTCCTTCCTTTCTTGGTGTGGGACTCCAGGGTTTTGATCAGAAAGGAATGGACGGGGCACAGCTCAAGTTTACTTGGTGGTGCattgggaggaggggtagagcTTGGGGGAAATGCCTGGCTGAGAGCTCCTCAGCCTGAAGAGCGCCCCCCTTTGGAAGAGCCCCTGGGCACTGCCTCCATAGATTGTGGGTGGTTTCCTACACAGCAGGGAAAAAGCTGGCTGTCCGCCAGCCATCcgcctcccttccctctcttccttccggAGCAGCCGAGGGTCTGGAGGTGCAGCTGGGGTGATGTGGCCCGTGGAGGGCTTGGACAGGTTCCCAGTGCCACACCGTGGCTGCCCTTCATAGCTTCCCCCACTGGGGTTTCCCAAATTGAAATATGCCAGCCAGAGGGTAGGAATGGGTaggcctctccctttctcccacccCTGATCCATCTGGAACATAGGGTGTTGTAAAGACTGAGTCCAAGGAAGGGGAATTGCTTGGACCCCAGGAACTGGGCTGATTGGGTCCTCCTCTCCCtagatggggggtgggagggtgggtgggttGGGAGGGCGGGGCAGGATCCCATAGAGGGACTTACTTCAAGTAAGCTCAGCATTTCCGAGGGAAGCTGCCTAACTTTATGTCTCACTGATCTGGCATCGCCTGGAGTCTAGGACTTTGCCTTCTTCCTGGACCCAGTTATttgaggtggggggggcagggggaggaggtaGTGGCCGTGGGGAGGGTTCACTCAGCTTTCCTCCCCAGCCCATGGCCCCactctggttttggaatcagtaATCATAGTTTCTCCTCTGCCTGTCCTTCGGAGGGGTGACTCACCAGATCCACCCCTCGTCCCCCTTCCCGCCCTCAGAGGTGTCATCTCGCCCCAGACAGAGCTATGTACCTCCTCTCTGTACCCACTCCTGGGGCTCCTGTTGCCACGGCAACGGCCAGCCGAACTAATTGCAACCCTCATCCCGCTGGAGTTCAGCCTGCAGTGCCCCAGCCCCCCACATCCACcttgggcaggagggagggaggcccagggagTTGGGCTGGGGTCCCCGCTGCCCTGCACTGCCCCAAGCTTTAATATCTCCTGCTGTGAGTCACGACTTAACCCTCACCGGCTCTACCCTTTGCCCCAGGGTGAAATTTTGGTCTCCAGGCGGCGGCAGGGGGAGAAACAGCAGCCAGAGGCTGGGTGTTTGTGACGGGTTTGGAGAGAAAACAGAGGGCTTTTCTTCGGACCCCCCCCAAACAGTTTCTAGTCCAGGGGACTCCAAGAGACCAAAATTTCTGCCCGAGACCCGCTCCTCTGGCTGTCTCACGCGGCCCGTGCACCTGCGAGTGTCCTGTCTCCCACGGCAGCTCCTGGCCTCTCCCGCTCATCACCTCTTCCATGcgccttcccttctctcttcctctctcctctggcttatcctcctctgctcctccttggcttcttccccctcccccaccccctccctgctggctctctctctcctgccccagccgcaccccccaccccccacggccGCACAGCCCGCGGGCCGGAGTTGAGGAGTGTGTGTTCTGTTTCTCCCCTGTGCCCGCcctccccccccctcccgccGACCAGGAGAGGGCGGAGCTGGCCGCGGGACGGAGGCACCTGGAGGCCCGCCAGGCGCTCTACGCCGAGCTCCAGACGCAGGTCGATAACTGCCCCGAGTCAGTGCGGGAACAGTTACAGGAGCAGCTGAGAAGGGTCAGTTTCACCAGCCCCCCTTCCCTGGCCCCGAGGGCCACCCACCCAGAAGAGAGGAGAGCAGTGGGACGGGACCACCTGGGCCCTGCAGTACCTGCCGGACACCAGGGTTGGTGCTGTGGCCTGGAGGGGACAGGGCAGGATGGGGGGAGTGCTTCTCTCCTTTCTGCTACTCCAGGCGTTGAGGCCCCCTGCAAGGGGCAGAGCCAAGGAGAGGAAAGGGGGTTAGGGGGGGTAAGGTCCCTTCCCCGATTTCCCTGGGGCCAGCCCTCAGAGCTCCCACCTCTGTGGCCTGGACTTCCAGGCCCGGAGCTGTATCCTGCGCACCACCTGACCCCCTCTGTCACTGTTGTTCAAGGAGGCCGAGGCCCTGGAGACAGAGACAAAGCTGTTCGAGGACTTAGAGTTCCAGCAGCTGGAGCGGGAAAGCCGAGTGGAGGAGGAGCGGGAGCTGGCGGGCCAGGGGCTGCTCAGGAGCCAGGCCGAGCTTCTCCGCAGCATCACCAAGAGGAAGGTGTGTTCCGCTCCATCCTCTGGGGGGAGGGACACCTTAGGGCCAGGTTGGGGGGTTGGTGGCCAACGAACTGGATCCCAGCTGATGATCCCCTATAAAAGCTAATtttacctttctgagcctcagtttccctctctgcaAAACAACGGGCTGTGGAGAGAATGCAGCAGGACAGCATATGGGGACAGCATGGGCTCTGAGGGTGGCAGGCAGGGTGGGCAGCAGCAGCTGTCAGCGACCGTGGGCTCCCAGTGGAGAATGGACAGGGTTCCCACTTGGAGCCGGCCCTGGTTGGGCAGAGAAATGAGAGGTTCAGacgggggaggaggaggctgggggaggcttGCTGCTGCCCTTGCAGGTCTCTCTGTCTGGTGGGCGTGCTGGGAAACATACAAGGACCTGGGATCTGGACACTGACCCAGCCAGGGGTTTTAGGAAGCGTATCCCCTAGGTTCCAGCTATGGCTCAGCCTTAGCTCTGCTGAGCCAGAAAGCAAGGGGATTGTGGATGGTGTCCTCACGGGTTCTGGAGCTCCAGAGGCGGTgatcctctgctcctgctctcagcCAGACCAGAACAGGGCgatggggcaggggtgtgtgtgtgtgtgtgtgtgtgtgtgtgtgtgtgtgtaatacatTTGGGAGGAGGAAGCTGTTAAATCAGGGAGGAGAACAGGGAGGATGGTTGGCAGCTCACATGCCTGCGGCTGAGACAGCTGAAGTGAGTGGGCGGGAGGTGAGGGCAGGGAGCTCAGGGGAGGCTGGCGTCTTGAGGGCTAGCCTGAGCCTGGTGGTATGTGGGGAGCTTCTGGACCTCCCCCTGCGCCCGGAtcccttgcccctctccctgagtTTCTCTGCCTTCCAAATGCATCTGCTTCTGGATGTGagacagatggaaggaaggaagcgaGCATTTCCCGAGCACGAGGGTGTGTGCCAGGAGGCTTTCTTGGGTTAGCTTATGCCAACCTCACGATGGTCTCACAGGCCAGTGATCTTATCCTTGTTTCATAGACAAAGAAACAAGGGCTCCAAGAAGCCCCATGTCTGCCCCACACCTCAGCTTACAAGCTTCAGAGTCAGCATCAGACCCCAGACCTGCCTGGCCTGGAAATCTCTCTTCCTTACGCTGTACTGCCCTGGGGTCAGGGGCtggccctcccccagcctcttccttttcccttcggAGAGGATGCAGCAGG
The genomic region above belongs to Neovison vison isolate M4711 chromosome 7, ASM_NN_V1, whole genome shotgun sequence and contains:
- the PHLDB1 gene encoding pleckstrin homology-like domain family B member 1 isoform X4; protein product: MRNVCGVQPGGGGNPGDKSWEPWSPRTMDALNRNQGGPGCKTQAMVKKGPLDLIETGKGLKVQTDKPHLVSLGSGRLSTAITLLPLEEGKTVIGSAARDISLQGPGLAPEHCYIENVRGTLTLHPCGNICSIDGLPVRQPTRLTQGCMLCLGQSTFLRFNHPAEAKWMKSMIPAGGRAPGPPYSPGSAESESLVNGNHAAQPATRGPSACASHSSLVSSIEKDLQEIMDSLVLEEPGAAGKKPAAISPLSPMANGGRYLLSPPTSPGAMSVGSSYENTSPAFSPLSSPASSGSCASHSPSGQEPAPSMPPLVPARSSSYHLALQPPQSRPSGARASESPRLGRKGGHERPPSPGLRGLLTDSPAATVLAEARRATESPRLGGQLPVVAISLSEYPASGARSQPTSIPGSPKFQPPVPAPRNKIGTLQDRPPSPFRELPGTERVLTTSPSRQLVGRTFSDGSATRTLQPPESPRLGRRGLDSMRELPPLSPSLSRRALSPMPTRTAPDPKLPREVADSPRPRRWAAHGASPEDFSLTLGARGRRTRSPSPTLGESLAPRKGSFSGRLSPAYSLGSLTGASPRQSPRAQRKLSSGDLRVPVTRERKNSITEISDNEDDLLEYHRRQRQERLWEQEMERLERQRLETILNLCAEYSRADGGPEAGELPSIGEATVALALAGRRPSRGLSGATGRNAEEPGGATQRLWECVERSDEENLKEECSSTESTQQEHEDAPGTKLQGEVLALEEERAQVLGRVEQLKVRVKELEQQLQESAREAEMERALLQGEREAERALLQKEQKAMDQLQEKLVTLEAGIQKERDKEAEALETETKLFEDLEFQQLERESRVEEERELAGQGLLRSQAELLRSITKRKERLAVLDNQAGQIRAQAVQESERLAREKNASLQLLQKEKERLTVLEGRYHSLTGGRPFPKTTSTLKEMEELLPPAVDLEQWYQELMAGLGTGPPAASPRSSPPPLPAKASRQLQVYRSKMDGEATSPLPRTRSGPLPSSSGSSSSSSQLSVATLGRSPSPKSALLAQNGTGSLPRNLAATLQDIETKRQLALQQKGQQVIEEQRRRLAELKQKAAAEAQCQWDALHGAAPFPPGPSGFPPLMHHSILHHLPAGRERGEEGEHAYDTLSLESSDSMETSISTGGNSACSPDNMSSASGLDVAKIEEMEKMLKEAHAEKSRLMESREREMELRRQALEEERRRREQVERRLQSESARRQQLVEKEVKMREKQFSQARPLTRYLPIRKEDFDLKTHIESSGHGVDTCLHVVLSSKVCRGYLVKMGGKIKSWKKRWFVFDRLKRTLSYYVDKHETKLKGVIYFQAIEEVYYDHLRSAAKKRFFSFTVVTEVPLPRPLTRTTLHINASCPLLVPDPSLFPPAPSPQARGRSGRGCREPLGAQGACWLLLRGGGQAKGWLGGEEGMG